From Vulpes vulpes isolate BD-2025 chromosome 7, VulVul3, whole genome shotgun sequence, one genomic window encodes:
- the MTURN gene encoding maturin, which translates to MDFQQLADVAEKWCSNTPFELIATEETERRMDFYADPGVSFYVLCPDNGCGDNFHVWSESEDCLPFLQLAQDYISSCGKKTLHEVLEKVFKSFRPLLGLPDADDDAFEEYSADVEEEEPEADHPQMGVSQQ; encoded by the exons ATGGATTTCCAGCAGCTGGCTGACGTTGCGGAGAAATGGTGCTCCAACACGCCCTTCGAGCTCATCGCCACCGAGGAGACCGAGCGCCGGATGGATTTCTACGCCGACCCCGGCGTCTCCTTCTACGTGCTGTGTCCGGACAACGGCTGCGGGGACAATTTT CACGTGTGGAGCGAGAGCGAGGACTGCCTGCCTTTCTTGCAGCTAGCACAGGATTACATCTCCTCCTGCGGCAAGAAGACGCTCCACGAAGTCTTGGAAAAAGTCTTCAAGTCGTTCAGACCT tTACTGGGGCTTCCGGATGCAGATGATGATGCGTTTGAAGAGTACAGTGCAGACGTGGAAGAGGAGGAGCCAGAAGCGGACCACCCCCAAATGGGGGTCAGTCAGCAGTAA